A single Pedobacter sp. PACM 27299 DNA region contains:
- a CDS encoding sigma-54-dependent transcriptional regulator produces the protein MAKILIIEDDLTFSQILEGFLTKHGHEPVAVNDVKKSLKLTAEQNFDLFLVDYRLPDGTGLDVLSHIRDRGMSQPVIIMTSFNDVRTAVKSIQLGAFDYITKPVNPDELLMIINNALGKKEKPVSGNSIEHADAIKGKSSIADKLYEHINLVAPTDMSVIIQGETGTGKEYAARALHVHSKRKDKPFIAIDCGALSKELAASELFGHAKGAFTGALNDKKGQFEAANGGTLFLDEVGNLSYEVQVKMLRALQERTIQPLGSTKNVRVDVRIITATNDDLKNSVSNGDFREDLYHRLNEFKIQLPPLRERGKDIELFINHFIKLSNEELNRNVQHLSPAAKDLLLQYDWPGNLRELKNVIKRMVLLTPTETAGIDALPEEMIISINQVPKPQGSDLKAINEVNEKMLIMETLVKVKYNKSKAAKLLNIDRKTLYSKMERYEIE, from the coding sequence ATGGCAAAAATACTGATTATTGAAGACGATCTTACCTTTTCGCAAATCCTGGAAGGCTTCCTGACCAAGCATGGGCATGAACCTGTTGCGGTCAATGATGTGAAGAAAAGTCTGAAATTGACCGCTGAACAAAATTTCGACTTATTTCTGGTAGATTATCGTCTTCCTGATGGCACCGGGCTTGATGTCCTCTCGCATATTCGCGATAGGGGTATGAGCCAGCCAGTGATCATTATGACCAGTTTTAATGATGTCAGAACCGCTGTAAAATCTATACAATTAGGGGCCTTCGATTACATTACGAAGCCTGTAAATCCTGATGAATTGCTGATGATCATCAACAATGCTTTAGGTAAAAAAGAAAAACCCGTTTCCGGCAATTCAATCGAACATGCCGATGCCATCAAAGGAAAAAGCAGCATTGCTGATAAATTATACGAACACATTAACCTGGTTGCACCAACAGACATGTCGGTGATTATTCAAGGCGAAACCGGAACAGGAAAAGAATATGCAGCCAGGGCATTACACGTCCACAGCAAGCGTAAAGACAAACCTTTTATTGCCATAGATTGCGGTGCATTGTCAAAAGAATTGGCTGCGAGTGAATTGTTCGGACATGCTAAAGGCGCTTTTACCGGTGCCCTAAACGATAAAAAAGGACAGTTTGAAGCCGCAAATGGAGGCACCTTGTTTTTAGATGAGGTAGGAAACCTAAGCTATGAAGTGCAGGTCAAAATGCTGCGCGCTTTACAGGAAAGGACCATTCAGCCTTTAGGCAGTACAAAGAATGTAAGAGTAGACGTCAGAATCATTACGGCCACCAATGATGACCTTAAGAACAGTGTCAGCAATGGTGATTTCAGAGAAGATCTTTACCATCGCTTAAACGAGTTTAAAATTCAGCTTCCACCTTTGAGAGAAAGAGGAAAAGACATTGAACTGTTTATCAATCATTTCATAAAACTCTCAAATGAAGAGTTGAATAGAAATGTACAGCACCTTTCTCCAGCTGCAAAAGACCTGCTGCTGCAATACGATTGGCCAGGAAACTTAAGAGAGTTGAAAAATGTGATCAAAAGAATGGTGTTATTGACGCCTACTGAAACTGCAGGGATAGATGCCCTACCAGAAGAAATGATCATTTCCATTAATCAGGTACCTAAACCACAGGGCTCAGATCTTAAAGCCATCAATGAAGTCAATGAAAAGATGCTGATCATGGAAACCCTGGTTAAGGTAAAATACAACAAATCTAAAGCTGCCAAATTACTGAATATCGATCGCAAGACCCTATACAGTAAAATGGAACGCTATGAGATAGAATAA
- a CDS encoding RrF2 family transcriptional regulator has product MLSKKTKYAIKALVALGKNAGNPPMQIVRLAEQEMIPRKFLEQILLDMRNAGYLYSKKGAGGGYSLNKEPGDIFLADILRITDGPIAMVPCASLKFYRKCDECHDEITCGIRKTFIDVRDATLKVLAQTSIADVIARETDGNFIE; this is encoded by the coding sequence ATGCTATCTAAGAAGACTAAATATGCAATAAAGGCGCTTGTAGCGCTCGGAAAAAACGCTGGAAATCCTCCTATGCAGATCGTAAGATTGGCAGAGCAGGAAATGATCCCCCGCAAATTCCTGGAGCAGATTCTATTGGATATGCGTAATGCAGGATATTTATACAGTAAGAAAGGTGCCGGTGGCGGTTACAGTTTAAATAAGGAACCGGGAGATATTTTCCTGGCTGATATTCTTCGCATCACCGATGGCCCTATTGCCATGGTTCCTTGTGCCAGTCTTAAATTTTATCGCAAATGCGATGAATGCCATGATGAAATCACTTGTGGAATTAGAAAAACATTTATTGATGTTCGTGATGCGACACTTAAAGTGTTGGCGCAAACCTCTATTGCAGATGTGATTGCACGCGAAACAGATGGTAATTTCATAGAATAA
- the cobA gene encoding uroporphyrinogen-III C-methyltransferase: protein MILNKIENGVKEPKITLVGAGPGDPELISLKGVKAINTADVVLYDAQVNEALLNHAPEKAIKIFVGNKSEDVSYSQDAINKLMIDYALNFGHVVRLKSGDPFVFARGFEEVDYAESYNIQTEIIPGISSALGVPGLHKIPMTYDRLSDSFWVLSGTNAAGELSPDLKVAAKSKATVVVLMGIEKIREIAAIFQQEGKNRMPVAVIENGSSVNENIKIGVVDTIAELIEDHKISAPALLVFGDVVSLHPSFARIKNFYELMELQ, encoded by the coding sequence ATGATTTTAAATAAGATTGAAAATGGTGTAAAAGAACCTAAAATTACATTAGTAGGTGCTGGTCCAGGTGATCCTGAACTGATCAGTTTAAAGGGAGTAAAAGCCATCAACACAGCGGATGTAGTGCTGTATGATGCCCAGGTGAATGAAGCATTACTCAACCACGCACCTGAGAAAGCCATTAAAATATTTGTAGGTAATAAATCTGAAGACGTATCCTATTCCCAGGATGCGATCAATAAGCTGATGATTGATTACGCTTTAAACTTTGGCCATGTGGTGAGGTTGAAAAGTGGTGATCCATTTGTTTTTGCCCGTGGATTTGAAGAAGTGGATTATGCGGAATCGTATAATATCCAAACGGAAATCATCCCAGGGATCTCCAGTGCTTTAGGAGTTCCTGGTTTACATAAAATTCCAATGACTTATGATAGACTGAGTGATAGCTTTTGGGTATTGAGTGGCACTAACGCAGCTGGGGAGCTTTCTCCGGACTTGAAAGTGGCCGCAAAATCCAAAGCAACGGTCGTAGTACTCATGGGAATTGAGAAGATCAGAGAGATTGCTGCTATTTTTCAGCAGGAAGGTAAAAATAGAATGCCGGTAGCGGTCATTGAAAATGGTTCTTCTGTGAATGAAAATATTAAAATAGGGGTAGTAGATACAATTGCAGAATTAATTGAAGACCATAAGATCTCCGCGCCAGCATTACTGGTATTCGGAGATGTGGTTTCTTTACATCCCTCTTTTGCCAGAATCAAGAATTTCTATGAACTGATGGAACTGCAATAA
- a CDS encoding S8 family peptidase — MNMKKANFCYRGILSLSLLAVVPFVSVAQKPNWQNLDLKTDTTFGISTEKAYKELLKGKKSKSVIVAVLDGGVDIKHEDLKSVIWVNKKEIAGNGKDDDKNGYIDDVNGWSFLGSSKGSINYETLELTRLVRRDNAKFANLEASSVKAEDLPAFETYQKNRAEFEKQLVEAKENLERYTALKDAIDGVVKTIGKENPTAADFQSYHPANDMEKNIQRIMVQQLQETNFKDFYAEQIVDGVDHFKSQVEYNLNLDFDPRSIVGDDPNDVKNRFYGNNDVAGPDALHGSHVSGIIGAVRNNKIGINGVADNVVILPVRNTPNGDERDKDVANGIRYAVDNGAKVINMSFGKGYSWDKKIVDDAVKYAVSKDVLLVHAAGNDNKDLDEAQNFPNPEYQDGGVASSWITVGASGWKNDETIKADFSNYGKTKVDVFAPGVNINSTTPGSKYQKLNGTSMAAPVVAGLAGLIRSYYPNLTASEVKDIIMKSVVKVDQVVKVQQGDAVKDIPFADLCISGGVVNAYNALKLAAEYKK; from the coding sequence ATGAATATGAAGAAAGCGAACTTTTGCTATCGTGGAATATTGAGTTTGTCCTTATTGGCAGTGGTTCCATTCGTGTCTGTAGCACAAAAACCAAACTGGCAGAACCTGGATCTTAAAACAGATACTACCTTTGGTATCAGTACTGAAAAGGCTTATAAAGAATTGTTAAAAGGGAAAAAGTCTAAATCTGTAATTGTTGCGGTATTAGACGGTGGGGTCGATATTAAACATGAAGACCTGAAAAGTGTCATTTGGGTAAATAAGAAAGAAATCGCTGGAAACGGAAAAGACGATGATAAAAACGGATACATTGATGATGTAAACGGCTGGAGCTTTTTAGGATCTAGCAAAGGGTCTATCAACTATGAAACATTAGAATTAACACGTTTGGTTCGCAGAGACAATGCGAAATTTGCGAATTTAGAGGCGAGTTCAGTAAAAGCGGAGGATCTTCCTGCATTTGAAACGTATCAGAAGAACAGGGCTGAATTTGAAAAACAATTGGTAGAAGCTAAAGAGAATCTGGAGCGTTATACTGCCTTGAAAGATGCAATTGACGGAGTAGTGAAAACGATTGGCAAAGAAAACCCTACTGCGGCAGATTTTCAAAGTTACCATCCTGCAAATGACATGGAAAAAAATATCCAGAGAATCATGGTGCAGCAATTACAAGAGACCAACTTTAAAGATTTTTATGCAGAGCAGATTGTAGATGGTGTGGATCATTTTAAATCTCAGGTGGAGTATAACCTAAACCTTGACTTTGATCCAAGATCAATTGTTGGGGATGATCCTAATGATGTGAAAAACCGTTTCTATGGCAATAATGATGTTGCCGGACCAGATGCTTTGCACGGTTCTCATGTGTCAGGAATCATTGGCGCAGTAAGAAATAATAAAATTGGGATCAATGGTGTAGCAGATAATGTGGTGATCTTACCGGTTCGTAATACGCCAAATGGTGACGAACGTGATAAGGATGTGGCCAATGGTATTCGTTACGCAGTTGATAACGGAGCAAAAGTGATCAACATGAGCTTTGGAAAAGGTTATTCATGGGATAAAAAGATCGTTGATGATGCCGTGAAATATGCCGTATCAAAAGATGTTTTATTAGTACATGCTGCTGGAAATGATAATAAAGACCTGGATGAAGCTCAAAACTTCCCTAACCCTGAATATCAGGATGGTGGTGTAGCTTCTTCATGGATCACAGTAGGTGCTTCAGGATGGAAAAACGATGAAACCATTAAAGCTGATTTTTCTAATTACGGAAAAACTAAAGTAGATGTATTTGCACCTGGCGTAAACATCAACTCGACTACTCCGGGTTCTAAATACCAAAAATTGAATGGTACCAGTATGGCTGCTCCAGTGGTAGCTGGTTTGGCTGGTTTGATCCGTTCTTACTACCCTAACTTAACTGCTTCGGAAGTGAAAGACATCATTATGAAGTCTGTAGTGAAAGTAGATCAGGTGGTAAAAGTACAGCAAGGTGACGCGGTTAAGGACATTCCTTTTGCTGATCTTTGTATCAGTGGCGGTGTAGTTAATGCTTATAATGCACTTAAACTAGCTGCTGAATACAAGAAATAA
- a CDS encoding tyrosine-protein phosphatase: MFSFFNKKMHIDHIEWLGVDMHAHWLPGIDDGAKNMEMALNFMKSLQDLGFKKLLATPHVFAELYPNNREIIESTLEDTKQALKASSLPIETGAAAEYMVNEDFEITSNMMCLPKKHILIELSYVSEMPNIEQIIFNLQVKGYIVVLAHPERYSFYQDKHQRFHRLKEMGVLFQLNLLSVSGYYGKDVKRLAEYLLQKNYYDLAGTDLHHDKHLQALTIEIQSGRLFTKLGNVDFKNMELFF, encoded by the coding sequence ATGTTTTCTTTTTTTAACAAAAAAATGCACATCGACCATATTGAGTGGTTAGGTGTGGACATGCATGCACATTGGTTACCGGGCATTGATGACGGTGCTAAGAATATGGAAATGGCACTAAATTTTATGAAAAGTTTACAGGATCTGGGCTTTAAAAAATTACTGGCCACACCTCATGTTTTTGCCGAACTATATCCAAATAATAGAGAGATTATAGAAAGTACCTTAGAAGACACCAAACAGGCTTTAAAAGCCAGCTCATTACCTATAGAAACTGGAGCCGCAGCAGAGTATATGGTAAATGAGGATTTCGAAATTACCAGTAATATGATGTGCCTCCCCAAAAAGCACATTCTAATAGAGTTGTCTTATGTATCGGAAATGCCAAACATAGAGCAGATCATTTTCAACCTCCAGGTTAAAGGATATATAGTCGTCCTGGCACATCCCGAGCGTTATAGCTTTTATCAGGATAAACATCAGCGTTTCCACCGTTTGAAAGAAATGGGGGTATTGTTTCAGCTCAACCTGCTTTCCGTATCTGGCTATTATGGAAAAGACGTAAAAAGACTCGCCGAGTACCTGCTTCAAAAGAATTACTATGATTTAGCAGGAACAGACTTACACCACGATAAACATTTGCAGGCATTGACTATTGAAATACAAAGTGGACGCCTGTTTACTAAGCTCGGAAATGTTGATTTCAAGAATATGGAGCTGTTTTTCTAG
- a CDS encoding polysaccharide biosynthesis/export family protein, translating to MVKVLLSRKYLNYLAIFSIILLNSCSTTKKVPYFQDITANGQSDIENTTIFKGLTINPDDILSISLVTVDPTTGMPVNQLASQAANGSTIAAASGSSTSAASGFLVDKNGEVDLSIIGQVKVAGLTTYEARELLKTKAAVFYKDPNVQVRYANFKVTVLGEVARPSSYILPNEKVSVLDALGMAGDLTIFGRRENVLLIRDQDGKKEFARLDLNSSRIFDSPFYYLKQNDVIYVEPNKGKAASLNQARTQTFAVIGTVLSVLIVLFSRI from the coding sequence ATGGTTAAAGTTTTGTTATCAAGAAAATACCTGAATTATTTGGCTATTTTCTCTATTATTTTGCTGAACTCTTGTTCTACGACAAAAAAAGTTCCTTATTTCCAGGATATTACTGCTAATGGTCAGTCTGATATTGAAAATACTACGATTTTTAAGGGTTTAACTATAAATCCTGATGATATTTTGTCGATTTCATTGGTAACTGTTGATCCGACGACCGGAATGCCAGTAAATCAATTGGCTAGTCAGGCGGCAAATGGCAGTACTATAGCTGCAGCATCTGGCAGCAGTACTTCCGCAGCCAGCGGTTTTCTGGTAGATAAAAATGGTGAGGTAGACCTCTCTATCATTGGCCAGGTGAAAGTTGCCGGATTAACTACTTACGAGGCACGTGAACTCCTGAAAACTAAAGCCGCCGTCTTTTATAAAGATCCCAATGTGCAGGTCAGGTATGCCAATTTCAAAGTAACTGTATTAGGGGAGGTGGCAAGGCCTTCTTCTTATATCCTCCCAAATGAAAAGGTGAGTGTACTGGATGCCCTGGGTATGGCTGGTGACCTCACGATTTTTGGAAGAAGGGAAAATGTATTATTGATCAGGGATCAGGACGGCAAAAAAGAATTTGCACGGTTAGACCTCAATTCCTCCCGGATTTTTGACAGCCCATTTTATTATTTGAAACAGAATGATGTGATCTATGTAGAGCCTAATAAAGGTAAAGCAGCCTCTTTAAACCAGGCAAGAACACAAACTTTTGCAGTGATTGGAACAGTTTTGTCCGTTTTAATTGTATTGTTTTCAAGGATTTAA
- a CDS encoding GumC family protein, translating to MKNINSEDKTAHENSDGLDVKQLLLRLLDNWYWIALSVFLCLGLSYLYGKYKTPYYKISARVLVNDEKKGAGMSGGGDLLGDIGGLLGTKSTVDNEAEILKTRNLMAEVVKDMNLNVTYYRTGAIKNVELYESPFQVKVLAPVDTIKAAEVKVSFAEKGKVAVTADGLDTLVAFNRSFTIPEVGVVQIVENAAVAPANKNYLFSILSVDSRVIDLMAALTVEVKNKQVTVIDLALNHPVPKKGEDILGKLIEKYVQANLKDKNEVADSTVKFIHNRLAHISGELGGLEGNIQSFKQKNNLADMSEQSKLLVQTSGQYVNELGKIETQISVLSSLQDYLKDEGKNKKVLPSSLIPTDMVFNAVVEKYNALSLERARRMIGVTESNPTIQLMDKEISNARADIETNIASTLNGFVITRNRINEQMKKAEGQVRNVPQMERSYLNLARQQQIKQELYIFLMQKSEETAISKTANIANSRTIDPPKSEIKAFSPKKAYVYLFGLIAGLAIPLGIMYLKDLLNDKVQLKEDVTKATKVPVIGEISHQEDNQNMAIANSSRSAISEQFRALRTNLSFLFKSKNEKVILFTSSMSGEGKSFVAMNLGHILALANKKVLLMELDLRKPGLSAKLNLPGTVGFTNYVANSEFKTADIIMPLKIQENLFMISSGPIPPNPAELLLSERTQSLMEELKEQFDYIIIDAPPIGIVTDAQLLASYADVCIYVVRQNYTLKQQLTIVDDLQKSQKMKGLSLVINDIKATKGYGYGYTYGDYGTSPQKTGFFNKLFKS from the coding sequence ATGAAGAACATAAATTCTGAAGATAAAACCGCGCATGAAAATTCAGATGGCCTGGATGTTAAACAGCTCCTATTACGCTTATTGGACAATTGGTATTGGATTGCGTTATCCGTATTCCTTTGTCTTGGGCTTTCTTATTTATATGGGAAGTATAAAACTCCCTACTATAAAATTTCCGCCAGAGTTCTGGTAAATGACGAGAAAAAAGGAGCAGGAATGTCGGGTGGTGGTGATCTTTTAGGTGACATTGGAGGGCTTCTAGGTACAAAAAGTACCGTGGATAATGAAGCTGAAATCCTGAAAACCAGGAACCTCATGGCTGAGGTAGTGAAGGATATGAACCTGAATGTTACCTATTACAGGACGGGGGCGATTAAAAATGTAGAATTGTATGAATCCCCTTTTCAGGTAAAGGTTTTGGCCCCGGTAGATACCATTAAAGCGGCTGAAGTAAAAGTAAGCTTTGCAGAAAAAGGAAAAGTAGCTGTGACCGCCGATGGACTGGATACACTGGTTGCCTTTAACCGTTCCTTTACGATTCCAGAGGTAGGTGTAGTTCAGATTGTAGAAAATGCAGCGGTTGCCCCAGCCAATAAAAATTACCTTTTTAGCATCTTGTCTGTAGATTCAAGAGTAATTGATCTAATGGCTGCATTAACTGTAGAGGTTAAAAATAAGCAGGTGACCGTGATTGACCTTGCGCTGAATCATCCTGTGCCAAAAAAGGGAGAAGATATCTTAGGTAAACTGATTGAAAAGTATGTCCAGGCTAACCTTAAAGATAAGAATGAAGTGGCTGATAGTACGGTAAAGTTTATTCACAATCGATTGGCGCATATCAGTGGTGAGCTGGGTGGATTAGAAGGTAATATTCAATCATTTAAGCAGAAGAATAACCTGGCAGATATGTCGGAGCAATCTAAGTTACTGGTGCAAACCAGCGGTCAGTACGTGAATGAGCTGGGGAAGATAGAAACCCAAATCAGTGTTTTAAGTAGTCTGCAGGACTATTTGAAAGATGAAGGTAAGAATAAAAAAGTACTGCCAAGTTCATTGATCCCTACAGATATGGTATTCAATGCGGTGGTAGAAAAATACAATGCACTGAGCTTGGAAAGGGCGAGAAGAATGATTGGTGTGACGGAGTCGAATCCGACCATTCAATTGATGGATAAGGAGATTTCTAATGCCAGAGCAGATATTGAAACTAATATTGCCAGTACGCTAAATGGTTTTGTGATCACCAGAAACCGCATTAATGAGCAAATGAAAAAGGCAGAAGGTCAGGTGCGAAATGTTCCTCAAATGGAGCGCAGTTACCTGAATCTCGCCCGCCAACAACAGATCAAACAGGAGCTTTATATCTTTCTGATGCAGAAAAGTGAGGAAACAGCGATTTCGAAAACAGCGAATATTGCCAATTCAAGAACCATAGATCCACCTAAATCTGAAATTAAAGCCTTTAGCCCTAAAAAAGCTTATGTCTATCTGTTCGGATTGATTGCTGGACTGGCCATTCCTCTTGGAATCATGTACCTGAAAGACCTCTTGAATGATAAAGTACAGTTGAAAGAAGATGTTACCAAGGCGACTAAAGTGCCCGTAATCGGAGAAATCAGTCACCAGGAAGACAATCAAAATATGGCCATTGCAAACAGTTCACGCTCCGCAATTTCAGAGCAGTTCAGGGCATTGCGAACCAATCTTTCTTTTCTGTTTAAGAGCAAAAATGAGAAAGTGATCCTGTTTACCAGCAGCATGTCTGGCGAAGGAAAATCTTTTGTAGCGATGAACCTCGGACATATCTTGGCCCTGGCCAATAAGAAAGTACTGCTGATGGAGCTGGATCTACGTAAACCCGGTCTTTCCGCAAAATTAAACCTGCCAGGTACAGTTGGGTTTACCAATTATGTGGCCAATTCTGAATTCAAAACAGCAGATATCATCATGCCGCTGAAAATCCAGGAGAACTTGTTTATGATCAGTTCAGGTCCGATTCCTCCGAATCCAGCAGAGCTATTATTGAGTGAAAGAACACAATCGCTGATGGAAGAATTGAAAGAACAATTTGATTATATCATCATTGATGCACCGCCGATAGGCATCGTAACGGATGCGCAATTGCTGGCTTCCTATGCGGATGTGTGTATTTATGTAGTGAGACAAAATTACACATTAAAGCAGCAATTGACGATTGTGGACGACTTGCAGAAGAGTCAGAAGATGAAAGGTCTAAGCCTGGTGATCAACGACATCAAGGCGACTAAAGGATACGGTTATGGTTACACTTATGGTGACTATGGCACCAGTCCGCAGAAAACAGGTTTTTTCAATAAATTATTCAAATCATAA